One region of Pleuronectes platessa chromosome 18, fPlePla1.1, whole genome shotgun sequence genomic DNA includes:
- the LOC128461917 gene encoding oxysterol-binding protein-related protein 3, with translation MTSPSPTHSDSSSSSKHDSNQDSWEIVEGLRGVPASVQEPARQEGFLLKRRKWPMKGWHKRYFVLEKGILKYAKRGTDVKKGKLHGCIDVGLSVMSIKKKAMCIDLDTEDNIYHLKVKSPELFEEWMSKFRHHRVYRQNEIAMYPHERHLFHPGASSSPSLSDSLRKRATLTKQASVHQAKISSWLHSSEDMNRCCKDLEDCGSYLLELNLLLKSMEVIHRTYSAPAISALQACTYDIPKKEKRPRRWRSKNSGKETKATLQIPSCISSNSPRLHASNPNLSTTESNTQEACPESPDSPIDASRLQVDFCRLANNLHTTLKSAFSSLVAEKDRLRHTIEMQPPQPVQVMGLKTAYTSECPGGSHSLVHQASNESKASIPESISEFYDAQEYLLSSSSSENEASDDDSYISDVSDSVSMDTYSNEGGSERHNSVSSVVNLNRRRARLPSPCSASSVSLWNILRNNIGKDLSKVAMPVQLNEPLNTLQRLCEELEYSELLDTANQTQDPYQRMVYVATFAISAYASSFHRAGSKPFNPVLGETYECDRPDKGFRFIAEQVSHHPPVSACHGASRNFTFWQDVRWKNKFWGKSMEIVPMGTTHVTLPAFGDHYEWNKVTSCIHNILSGQRWIEHYGEMAIKNINSDACQCKVTFVKARSWSSTVNEIEAVVTNSNGKVVHSLFGKWHESVFKGDPPSATCIWRANPMPVDQEQYYGFTQFAVELNDLVSTLRPLLPPTDTRLRPDQRLLEEGNPEAAEEQKQRIEQLQRERRKVLQDNNMTHQPRFFKKSKDDMWVSSNSYWEQRRDPGFSKIDFPVLW, from the exons ATGACGTCGCCATCGCCCACtcacagtgacagcagcagctcctccaaaCATGACAGCAACCAG GACAGCTGGGAGATTGTGGAGGGGCTCAGAGGGGTTCCTGCCAGCGTGCAGGAGCCTGCCAGGCAGGAGGGTTTCCTGctcaagaggaggaagtggccCATGAAGGGATGGCATAAG AGATACTTTGTGTTGGAGAAAGGCATCTTGAAGTATGCAAAGCGTGGAACTGAT GTGAAAAAGGGAAAGCTTCATGGCTGCATAGATGTCGGCCTGTCTGTCAtgtcaataaagaaaaaagcCATGTGCATTGACCTGGACACAGAGGATAACATCTATCACCTAAAG GTGAAGTCTCCAGAGCTGTTTGAGGAGTGGATGTCAAAATTCCGGCATCACCGCGTGTATCGGCAGAACGAGATTGCCATGTATCCCCATGAGAGGCATCTCTTCCACCCCGGCGCCTcgtcctccccctccctcagtGACTCTCTGAGAAAG AGAGCTACTCTTACCAAGCAGGCGTCAGTCCACCAGGCTAAGATCAGCTCCTGGCTCCATTCCTCAGAGGACATGAATAGGTGCTGCAAAG ACTTGGAGGACTGTGGATCGTACCTGCTTGAACTCAACCTGCTGCTGAAGAGCATGGAGGTCATCCACCGCACATACTCAGCTCCAGCCATCAGTGCACTACAG GCATGTACGTATGACATCCCAAAAAAGGAGAAGAGGCCGAGGAGGTGGCGATCCAAAAACAGTGGCAAAGAAACAAAAGCCACACTACAG ATCCCGAGCTGTATCTCCTCTAATTCCCCTCGTCTTCATGCCTCCAATCCCAACCTGTCCACCACTGAGTCAAATACCCAAGAGGCCTGTCCTGAATCTCCAGACTCTCCTATAGATGCGTCCCGTCTCCAAGTGGACTTCTGCAGGCTGGCAAACAACC TCCACACCACACTGAAATCAGCCTTCAGTTCCTTGGTAGCAGAAAAAGACAGACTGAGGCACACCATCGAAATGCAGCCCCCACAGCCAGTGCAGGTCATGGGCTTAAAGACTGCTTATACCTCA GAATGTCCAGGCGGCTCCCACTCCTTGGTCCACCAGGCGTCCAATGAGAGCAAAGCATCTATCCCTGAGTCGATATCAGAGTTCTATGATGCTCAGGAGtaccttctctcctcttcctcttccgaAAATGAG GCGTCCGACGATGACTCGTACATCAGTGATGTCAGTGACAGTGTCTCCATGGATACCTACAGCAACGAGGGAGGCAGTGAGAGACACAATTCTG TCAGCAGCGTGGTGAACCTGAATCGCCGGCGTGCCAGGTTGCCCTCCCCTTGTTCCGCCAGCAGCGTGAGCCTGTGGAACATCCTGAGGAACAACATCGGGAAGGACCTGTCCAAGGTGGCCATGCCAGTGCAGCTCAACGAGCCGCTCAACACCCTGCAGAGGCTGTGTGAGGAGCTGGAGTACAGCGAGCTGCTGGACACCGCCAACCAGACGCAGGACCCTTACCAGCGGATG GTGTATGTTGCTACTTTTGCAATATCTGCTTATGCATCCAGCTTCCATCGAGCAGGAAGCAAACCCTTTAACCCCGTCCTGGGAGAGACGTACGAGTGTGACAGACCTGATAAGGGCTTCAGGTTCATAGCTGAACAG GTGAGTCATCACCCGCCAGTTTCAGCATGTCATGGTGCTTCAAGGAACTTCACCTTTTGGCAAG ATGTTCGATGGAAAAACAAATTCTGGGGCAAATCCATGGAAATTGTTCCCATGGGAACCACACATGTCACACTACCTGC CTTTGGGGACCACTACGAATGGAACAAAGTGACGTCCTGCATCCACAACATCCTGAGCGGCCAGCGCTGGATCGAACACTACGGAGAGATGGCCATCAAAAATATCAACAGTGACGCTTGCCAGTGTAAAGTCACATTTGTCAAG GCAAGATCATGGAGCTCCACAGTGAACGAGATAGAGGCCGTGGTAACCAACTCAAATGGAAAAGTAGTGCACTCCCTTTTTGGAAAATGGCACGAGTCTGTGTTTAAAGGAGACCCACCTTCTGCCACATGCATCTGGAGAGCAA acCCAATGCCGGTGGACCAGGAGCAGTACTATGGCTTCACCCAGTTTGCAGTGGAGCTGAATGATTTGGTCTCCACCCTGAGACCTCTGCTGCCCCCTACAGACACACGCCTCAGGCCGGACCAGAG gctgctggaggagggGAACCCAGAAGCGGCTGAGGAGCAGAAACAGAGGATAGAGCAActccagagggagaggaggaaagtgcTGCAGGACAACAACATGACACACCAGCCGCGCTTTTTCAA GAAGTCTAAGGACGACATGTGGGTGAGCAGCAACTCGTACTGGGAGCAGCGTAGAGACCCTGGCTTCAGCAAAATTGACTTCCCCGTGTTGTGGTGA